One genomic window of Amphiura filiformis chromosome 3, Afil_fr2py, whole genome shotgun sequence includes the following:
- the LOC140147635 gene encoding adhesion G-protein coupled receptor D1-like: MTSFAVLMQLIDIDIPAAHQYALHNLTVVGIAISSVCLIITLVIYVYLRMYRKARVVIHANLAFSILIGQLTFVFGIDATPKTNCIAVTILLHYAYTAVFMWMLMEGVFLYLKMKPTIKWSLKPIVCMPIAWGIPMIITLTTFGIRHRMYGSNDVCWLPINRGVIYAFVGPALFIVVINTIILFLVLETFTNLKTIKDKKDKERFRAIARALIILEPLLGLTWVFGVLQFDKTSAVVFSYLFVIFNTSQGVFILSWQCLMDDDVAMFLRHRFGKRVDNHSDSPTSRNTTEMTQVQY, encoded by the exons ATGACCAGTTTTGCTGTTCTAATGCAACTTATTGAT ATTGACATCCCGGCGGCACACCAATACGCTTTGCATAATTTGACGGTCGTTGGTATTGCTATCTCTAGCGTTTGCCTCATTATTACTTTGGTGATCTACGTATACTTGAG AATGTACAGGAAAGCTCGTGTGGTTATTCACGCAAATTTAGCATTCAGTATCCTTATTGGTCAATTGACATTCGTGTTTGGCATTGACGCAACTCCAAAG ACAAACTGCATAGCCGTGACAATACTACTTCACTACGCCTACACTGCTGTGTTTATGTGGATGTTGATGGAGGGTGTGTTTTTATACCTCAAAATGAAGCCGACAATAAAATGGTCTCTCAAACCTATTGTCTGTATGCCTATTGCATGGG GTATTCCAATGATAATCACACTGACTACTTTTGGCATACGACATCGTATGTATGGATCAAATGATGT ATGCTGGCTACCAATCAATCGTGGTGTCATATATGCATTTGTCGGACCAGCACTTTTTATTGTCGTG ATAAACACAATCATTCTTTTTCTAGTATTGGAAACGTTTACAAATCTTAAAACCATCAAAGACAAGAAAGATAAAGAGCGTTTCAG GGCCATCGCACGTGCTCTTATCATTCTTGAACCGTTGCTTGGTTTGACCTGGGTGTTTGGCGTTTTACAATTTGACAAAACATCTGCCGTTGTTTTCTCCTACTTATTCGTTATCTTTAACACAAGCCAG GGCGTATTTATATTAAGCTGGCAATGTCTTATGGATGATGAT GTAGCAATGTTTTTGCGACACAGATTTGGAAAGCGAGTTGACAATCACAGTGATTCGCCTACAAGTAGAAATACGACAGAAATGACACAGGTTCAATATTAA